In a single window of the Venenivibrio stagnispumantis genome:
- a CDS encoding NifU family protein — MAIDRQKVEEVIEQVRPYLRFDGGDVELVDVSEDGTVYVRLMGSCSGCSMSLWTLKGGIEARLKQAIPEIKEVVAVNL; from the coding sequence ATGGCAATAGATAGACAAAAAGTAGAAGAAGTAATTGAGCAAGTAAGACCTTATTTAAGATTTGATGGTGGTGATGTGGAGCTTGTTGATGTTTCGGAAGATGGAACAGTATATGTTAGATTAATGGGTTCTTGCTCCGGATGTAGTATGTCTTTATGGACATTAAAAGGTGGTATAGAAGCAAGATTAAAACAGGCTATCCCAGAAATAAAAGAAGTAGTTGCAGTGAATCTCTAA
- the tmk gene encoding dTMP kinase — protein sequence MKGVFITFEGIEGAGKSTQARKLKEYLEYIGKKVILTREPGGTKIGLKIREIVLSHWDEIFPNIAELLLYEADRNIHIYNVIKPKLEEGYIVISDRFIDSTVAYQHFARGIDRNIVDYLNNLATDGLKPDITFLIDIPVSESLKRLKDKDRIEQEDITFHQKLREGFLKIAEEEKDRFIILDGTENENIIFDKIINILSAKKII from the coding sequence ATGAAAGGAGTTTTTATAACATTTGAAGGGATAGAAGGAGCCGGTAAATCTACACAGGCAAGGAAACTAAAAGAATATTTAGAATATATTGGAAAAAAAGTAATTCTAACAAGAGAACCCGGTGGAACAAAAATAGGTTTAAAAATAAGGGAGATAGTTTTATCCCATTGGGACGAAATATTCCCGAATATTGCTGAACTACTTCTATATGAAGCTGATAGAAATATACATATCTATAATGTTATAAAACCTAAATTAGAAGAAGGATATATTGTTATATCTGATAGATTTATAGATTCAACGGTTGCTTATCAACATTTTGCAAGGGGAATAGATAGAAATATTGTTGATTATCTTAATAATTTGGCTACAGATGGATTAAAACCGGATATAACTTTTTTGATAGATATACCGGTATCGGAAAGTTTAAAAAGATTAAAAGATAAAGACAGAATAGAACAGGAAGATATAACTTTTCACCAAAAATTAAGAGAGGGTTTTTTAAAAATTGCTGAGGAAGAAAAAGATAGATTTATTATTCTTGATGGAACAGAAAATGAAAATATTATTTTTGATAAAATAATTAATATATTATCGGCTAAAAAAATTATATAG